From one Stieleria sp. JC731 genomic stretch:
- a CDS encoding WD40 repeat domain-containing serine/threonine protein kinase: MNRHRSNDSSDESSDGLIAEYLRRVKDGSGISPETFIAGYPKSVREDFLQSVRLMRRTSTPVTSQSGDEASLGLELPFRQLKNFELLRLLSSGGMGIVYVAREIESQQLVALKLVRQSTGNPRKRQLRLQRESRAVKALAHPNIVPVIDSGVESGVAFLAMQMIDGVALDYVINAWQLEDEVATGETITVEGFGTDLSSEGIWGTTPLSESDASLCASSFQNHNFYQLIAERMADVADAVHTAHAAGIIHRDVKPSNILLDVNGKAWLTDFGLASFEEELTELTQTDDLIGTPAYMSPEQASGGSNHITHLSDVYGLGASIFEMVTLQKPFQGDRHQMLQDILDGRFSRPTKVRKDVPVQLEAIICKAMALQPRERYASAAELSKDLRDFASGLQIRATLPTRLQKALRWCERNSTRAALILSGIVFLIVTAFAIQSYHSWSVGRLNAELSEANEDLKTTYQLLDSSQQRLQRELYLSDMQSAFAALNERDVTAANDQLNRVAKVAGAPRQLGTPFRLLDQLIQMNRSRLIGRHSGAATEFLISPDQKSVVSVGHDGTIRHHDLDGHELGVIAVGGKLDAIAADRSMKTILTGINQSSEANRVQRVSLSDGAKQDIEVSQPNSIEATAVSPSGKWFASAERYGQVIVFNQQETRARWDSESRNESLAFLNDDQLFGILDSMDGHRRLYLWDIPTGRERFIDTNYRCEYFALAYPNSEGEPSHILTASPHDVSLLSWPEGEVIAYRENLAGRIRCVDISSDGNRIVAGTDQGTVFAWDVSELPFDRELPPPRVVNASTERITDIELIDRPTTGDVTTEPRHLTFLTSSESGTLEQWMFPNETPLVLQSIKNLNPNWIYEPFQCENAPTLLYFPFGNGKVVCLDVETLAIHEICDLKESIVGPGILLEQRIYAPTQNGIVEIEAGSGTVLRRFESPDGAQHCAGMVRCGSNLVAAFGNVVAVYDLDQGVLQRVQDLGENSVRQIASFPGTADAVILTEKNLFRWQNGEARLWKRTETSGTSFVELTFSACGQRMALVQEDGISILNLVDSSESVLNGYMHRVSDLQFIDDDTKLMAAFSDGSLRFWDLSTGREIGRLENSTCPVFSVFEFPRLGKLITSHPEGDVACWQLAAERKPVDRSPKESH; encoded by the coding sequence GTGAATCGCCATCGCAGCAACGACAGCTCTGACGAATCGAGTGACGGTTTAATTGCCGAATACCTTCGACGCGTCAAAGACGGGAGCGGCATCAGCCCTGAGACATTTATTGCGGGGTATCCGAAATCGGTTCGCGAGGACTTTTTGCAGTCTGTTCGGCTCATGCGGCGAACCTCCACCCCGGTAACATCGCAATCCGGTGATGAAGCATCCCTCGGATTGGAGCTCCCATTTCGACAGCTAAAAAACTTTGAATTGTTGCGACTGCTTTCCAGTGGGGGAATGGGAATTGTCTATGTCGCGCGAGAGATCGAAAGCCAACAGCTTGTCGCGCTAAAACTGGTGCGTCAGTCGACGGGCAACCCTCGAAAGCGTCAGCTGCGACTGCAACGAGAGTCTCGCGCTGTAAAAGCGCTGGCACACCCCAACATTGTTCCGGTGATTGATTCCGGCGTTGAATCCGGAGTCGCGTTTCTGGCGATGCAAATGATCGACGGTGTGGCACTGGATTATGTGATCAACGCATGGCAGCTAGAGGACGAGGTTGCAACGGGCGAGACGATCACTGTCGAAGGCTTTGGAACAGATTTGTCATCTGAAGGCATCTGGGGCACGACGCCGCTTTCAGAAAGCGATGCCAGTCTCTGCGCCTCAAGCTTTCAAAATCACAACTTTTATCAGTTGATCGCCGAACGAATGGCTGATGTTGCAGACGCGGTTCATACCGCACATGCGGCCGGAATTATCCATCGCGATGTCAAACCGTCAAACATCCTGCTAGATGTAAACGGTAAGGCTTGGTTAACCGATTTCGGACTGGCTTCGTTCGAAGAAGAGCTAACCGAGTTGACGCAGACGGACGACTTGATTGGCACACCAGCGTACATGAGTCCCGAACAGGCAAGTGGCGGAAGCAACCACATTACACACCTGTCGGACGTCTATGGCTTAGGCGCGAGCATCTTTGAAATGGTAACCTTGCAAAAGCCGTTTCAAGGCGATCGCCATCAAATGCTGCAAGACATCCTCGATGGCCGTTTCTCTAGACCGACCAAAGTCCGGAAGGACGTTCCCGTGCAACTGGAGGCAATCATTTGCAAAGCGATGGCACTGCAGCCCCGCGAGCGATACGCAAGTGCCGCCGAACTTTCCAAAGACCTCCGTGACTTTGCCAGCGGGCTGCAAATCCGGGCGACATTGCCAACACGTTTGCAGAAAGCCTTGCGTTGGTGCGAGCGAAACTCGACCAGAGCCGCTTTGATACTGTCGGGAATCGTTTTTCTTATCGTTACCGCGTTTGCGATTCAATCGTATCATTCTTGGTCTGTCGGACGCCTGAACGCCGAACTGAGTGAGGCGAACGAAGACTTAAAAACGACCTATCAGTTGCTGGATTCAAGCCAACAACGATTGCAACGAGAGCTGTATCTGTCAGACATGCAATCCGCGTTCGCCGCATTAAACGAGCGTGATGTCACGGCCGCGAATGATCAATTGAATCGTGTCGCGAAGGTCGCCGGCGCGCCCCGCCAGCTGGGAACACCTTTCCGTTTGCTTGACCAATTGATCCAGATGAATCGATCACGATTGATCGGACGACACAGTGGCGCGGCGACCGAATTCCTCATCTCGCCAGATCAAAAATCGGTCGTTTCGGTCGGTCACGACGGGACGATTCGTCACCACGATCTTGATGGACATGAGCTGGGTGTTATTGCCGTTGGTGGAAAGCTAGACGCGATCGCTGCCGATCGATCGATGAAGACAATCCTTACCGGTATCAATCAGTCTTCGGAAGCCAACCGTGTTCAACGGGTCTCACTTTCCGACGGAGCGAAACAGGACATCGAAGTCAGTCAGCCCAATAGTATCGAAGCGACTGCAGTTTCACCCAGCGGGAAATGGTTCGCATCGGCAGAACGCTATGGCCAAGTTATTGTGTTTAACCAGCAGGAAACACGTGCACGCTGGGATTCGGAATCTCGCAATGAGTCACTAGCTTTTCTGAACGATGACCAACTTTTTGGGATATTGGATTCCATGGATGGACATCGGCGACTTTACCTTTGGGACATTCCGACCGGTCGTGAACGCTTTATTGATACGAATTATCGATGTGAGTATTTCGCACTGGCATATCCGAATTCCGAAGGCGAGCCCAGCCATATCCTGACAGCATCACCACACGATGTAAGCTTGCTGTCTTGGCCCGAAGGTGAGGTCATCGCGTACCGAGAAAACCTGGCCGGACGGATTCGTTGTGTGGATATCAGCAGCGATGGAAATCGAATCGTCGCCGGTACCGACCAAGGTACGGTGTTCGCATGGGATGTATCTGAACTTCCATTTGATCGCGAACTTCCACCACCACGAGTTGTGAATGCTAGTACCGAACGGATCACTGACATCGAACTGATAGACCGGCCCACCACTGGTGATGTCACCACCGAGCCGAGACACCTGACATTTTTAACCAGCTCTGAAAGTGGCACGCTTGAACAATGGATGTTTCCGAATGAAACCCCGTTGGTCCTTCAATCGATCAAGAATTTGAACCCGAATTGGATTTACGAACCCTTTCAATGTGAAAACGCGCCGACGCTGCTGTACTTTCCTTTTGGTAACGGAAAGGTCGTATGCTTGGATGTAGAGACTTTGGCGATTCACGAGATTTGCGATCTAAAGGAAAGCATCGTTGGCCCCGGCATTCTTTTGGAACAACGAATCTATGCTCCGACCCAAAACGGTATCGTTGAAATTGAAGCGGGCTCTGGGACGGTACTGCGAAGATTCGAGTCGCCCGATGGGGCCCAACACTGCGCTGGAATGGTGCGATGTGGAAGCAACCTTGTCGCAGCCTTTGGCAATGTGGTTGCCGTCTACGACCTCGATCAAGGCGTTTTGCAAAGAGTTCAGGACCTTGGCGAAAATTCCGTCCGTCAGATTGCGTCGTTTCCAGGAACGGCGGACGCGGTAATTCTTACGGAAAAGAACCTCTTCCGTTGGCAGAATGGCGAAGCTCGGTTGTGGAAACGCACTGAAACGTCAGGAACCAGCTTTGTTGAGCTTACCTTTTCCGCTTGTGGTCAACGGATGGCGCTTGTCCAAGAAGACGGAATCAGCATCTTGAATCTGGTCGATTCGAGTGAATCAGTGCTCAATGGTTACATGCACCGAGTCTCGGATCTTCAATTCATCGACGACGACACAAAACTAATGGCAGCGTTCTCGGATGGCTCACTTCGTTTTTGGGACTTATCCACCGGACGCGAAATTGGTCGACTTGAAAATAGCACTTGCCCTGTGTTTTCTGTGTTTGAGTTTCCACGTCTTGGAAAGTTGATCACCTCCCATCCCGAAGGTGACGTTGCCTGCTGGCAGCTCGCCGCTGAAAGAAAACCGGTTGATCGCTCGCCAAAGGAATCGCACTGA